One stretch of Malus domestica chromosome 14, GDT2T_hap1 DNA includes these proteins:
- the LOC103426069 gene encoding transcription elongation factor SPT6 homolog: MGKAVVSDEEDEVEFDEDDREPLHGDAVDGQDGGDEDEDEEEEGPDEYEKDDFIVDDVDEDEDQEEEEERADSDEERQRKKKRKKKEEYVLDEDDYELLEDNNVIAPRRKAGKFKRLKKAQRHGVGEPGGFSDEEEFDGIGKGGRTAEEKLERSLFGHDEGTPFEDIAEEEEPEEAEDDGEVGEEDEMADFIVDEEFDETGTLVRQRKLKRKRSRQAPGVSSDALQEAHDIFGDVDELLQLRKQGLDSSEWRERKLEDEFEPIILSEKYMTEKDDQIREVDVPERVQVYEEITGSFPLDGISIDDESTWIYDQLASGTIPLFSKTGLANSISREDINRFLDLHHVQKLDIPFIAMYRKEDCPSLLKDPDHSELEDVNQNENEKSSMLKWHKVLWTIQDLDRKWLLLQKRKSALESYYNKRFEEESRRIYDESRLTLNQQLFESIMKSLKAAESEREVDDVDTKFNLHFPPGEAGVDEGQYKRPKRKSLYSVCSKAGLWEVASKFGYSSEQFGLQLSLEKMRMDELEDAKETPEEMASNFTCAMFETPQAVLKGARHMAAVEISCEPCVRKYVRSNYLDIIELSTSPTLVGNVAVDAFHQFSGVKWLQRKPLNKFEDAQWLLIQKAEEEKLLQVTIKLPEDRLNKLISDFNEYYLSYGVSKSAQLWNEQRKLILQDALFTFLLPSIEKEARSLLASRAKNWLLMEYGKVLWNKVSVRPYQRKENDNSSDDEAAPRVMACCWGPGKPATTFVMLDSSGEVLDVLYTGSLTLRSHNVNDQQRKKNDQERVLKFMTDHQPQVAVLGAVNLSCVRLKDDIYEIIFKMVEENPRDVGHDMDGLSIVYGDESLARLYENSRISSDQLPAQQGIVKRAVALGRYLQNPLAMVATLCGPGREILSWKLNPFENFLTPDEKYMMVEQVMVDVTNQVGLDINLAISHEWLFAPLQFISGLGPRKAASLQRSLVRSGAIFTRKDLVNPHGLGRKVFVNASGFLRVRRSGLAASSSQYIDLLDDTRIHPEYYIIAQDLAKDVYDVDGNNDDEDLEMAIEHVRDRPGYLKNLDVEAYAKSKKLENKIQTFYDIRRELIQGFQDWRKQYEEPSQDEEFYMISGETEDTLAEGRIVQATVRRVQGQRAICALESGLTGMLMKEDYSDDSRDIELSDRLNEGDILTCKIKSIQKNRYQVFLSCRESEMRNNRYQNTQNLDTYYHEDRRSLQSEQDKAHKEKELAKKHFKPRMIVHPRFQNITADEALKFLSDKDPGESVIRPSSRGPSYLTLTLKVYDGVYAHKDIVEGGKDHKDITSLLRIGKTLKIGEDTFEDLDEVMDRYVDPLVAHLKAILNYRKFRKGTKQEVDELLKMEKLEYPMRIVYSFGISHEHPGTFILTYIRSTNPHHEYIGLYPKGFKFRKRMFEDIDRLLAYFQRHIDDPQHESGPSIRSVAAMVPIRSPAAGGSSGASVGSGWGGSTNEGGWRGQSFDRDRSSTPSSRTGRNDHRNGGSRDAHPSGLPRPYGGRGHCRGGYNNRGNSTSNERQDSGNDAPAWGSDSKDADDGLGNFPGAKVQNSPGREAFPGGWGAGGSGSGGGGSSWGSGAGSSGNDAWGQGIGGAGGWGVSGANDAAAAADNGTSGWGSSAKKKGSGAGDLGWGSETKRSTPSQSGNRWSGTDGGGGW, translated from the exons ATGGGAAAAGCTGTTGTCTCTGACGAAGAAG ATGAGGTCGAGTTCGACGAAGACGACAGGGAACCTCTTCACGGTGACGCCGTCGATGGCCAGGATGGCGGCGACGAGgacgaggatgaggaagaag AAGGGCCAGATGAATATGAGAAGGATGATTTTATAGTAGATGATGTAGACGAAGACGAGGAccaagaggaggaagaagagagagcaGACAGTGATGAAGAacggcagaggaagaagaaaagaaagaaaaa AGAGGAGTATGTCCTTGATGAAGATGACTATGAGCTCTTGGAGGACAATAATGTCATTGCTCCCCGAAGGAAGGCT GGGAAATTTAAGCGTCTGAAAAAAGCTCAGAGGCATGGTGTTGGTGAGCCTGGTGGATTTTCTGATGAGGAGGAGTTTGATGGTATTGGTAAAGGTGGAAGAACTGCAGAGGAGAAACTTGAGCGCAGCTTATTTGGTCATGATGAAG GTACTCCATTTGAGGACATCGCTGAAGAGGAGGAACCAGAAGAAGCGGAAGATGATGGAGAAGTTGGTGAAGAGGATGAAATGGCAGACTTTATAGTTGATGAAGAGTTTGATGAGACTGGGACTCTTGTGAG ACAGAGGAAGCTTAAGAGAAAAAGGTCTAGGCAGGCACCAGGAGTATCATCAGATGCTTTGCAGGAAGCCCATGATATATTTGGTGATGTTGATGAACTACTGCAGCTCCGTAAGCAAGGTTTGGATTCCAGTGAATGGAGGGAAAGGAAGCTTGAGgatgaatttgaaccaattATTCTTTCTGAAAAGTATATGACTGAGAAGGATGACCAAATTCGGGAGGTTGATGTTCCAGAAAGAGTGCAG GTATATGAGGAAATCACTGGTTCTTTTCCACTGGATGGAATTAGTATAGATGATGAGAGTACCTGGATATATGATCAATTAGCAAGTGGTACAATACCTTTGTTTAGCAAAACAGGCTTGGCAAATTCTATTAGCAGGGAAGATATCAACAGATTTTTGGACTTGCATCATGTGCAGAAGCTTGAC ATTCCTTTTATTGCTATGTATCGGAAAGAGGATTGCCCTAGTTTATTGAAAGATCCTGACCATTCTGAATTGGAAGATGTAAATCAGAATGAAAATGAGAAATCATCTATGCTAAAGTGGCACAAG GTCCTTTGGACTATTCAGGACTTGGACAGAAAATGGCTGCTGCTTCAGAAGCGAAAAAGTGCTTTGGAATCTTACTACAATAAGCGGTTTGAGGAAGAATCCCGACGTATATATGATGAGAGCAGACTTACATTGAATCAACAACTTTTTGAGTCAATCATGAAGTCTCTCAAGGCTGCAGAATCAGAAAGAGAGGTTGATGATGTTGACACCAAGTTTAACTTGCATTTCCCTCCGGGTGAGGCTGGAGTGGATGAGGGACAATATAAGAGGCCCAAGAGGAAATCTCTTTACAGTGTCTGCAGTAAGGCTGGCCTGTGGGAAGTTGCAAGCAAATTCGGTTACAGCTCTGAGCAGTTTGGACTGCAATTATCTCTAGAAAAAATG AGAATGGATGAGTTGGAGGATGCCAAGGAGACACCGGAGGAGATGGCTTCGAACTTTACATGTGCAATGTTTGAGACACCTCAAGCTGTGCTCAAAGGGGCTAGGCATATG GCAGCTGTTGAGATAAGTTGTGAGCCATGTGTTAGGAAGTATGTTCGAAGCAACTACTTGGATATCATTGAGTTATCGACAAGCCCCACGCTGGTCGGAAATGTGGCAGTAGATGCTTTTCATCAGTTCTCTGGCGTGAAGTGGTTGCAAAGAAAGCCATTAAATAAATTTGAGGATGCACAATGGCTGCTTATCCAGAAGGCCGAGGAGGAGAAGCTTCTTCAGGTTACTATTAAGTTGCCAGAAGACAGGCTAAACAAGTTGATAAGCGACTTTAATGAGTACTATCTTAGTTATGGTGTTAGTAAATCTGCACAACTATGGAATGAGCAACGGAAGTTGATATTGCAGGATGCCCTATttacttttcttcttccttcaataGAAAAAGAAGCAAGATCCTTGTTGGCTAGCAGAGCAAAAAACTGGTTACTCATGGAATATGGGAAGGTTTTGTGGAATAAAGTCTCAGTGAGACCATACCAACGAAAGGAAAATGATAATAGCTCAGACGATGAAGCTGCACCCAGGGTCATGGCTTGCTGCTGGGGCCCTGGGAAGCCAGCAACCACTTTTGTAATGTTAGATTCATCTGGTGAGGTTCTAGATGTACTTTACACGGGTTCCCTCACTTTACGCTCTCATAATGTTAATGATCAGCAGCGAAAGAAAAATGATCAAGAACGTGTTTTGAAGTTCATGACTGATCATCAACCACAAGTCGCTGTCCTAGGAGCTGTTAATTTGTCTTGTGTTCGCCTAAAAGATGATATATATGAG ATCATTTTTAAGATGGTGGAGGAAAATCCTAGAGATGTTGGCCATGATATGGATGGTTTAAGTATTGTATATGGGGATGAATCTTTGGCCCGACTGTATGAAAATTCTCGGATTTCATCTGATCAGCTACCTGCACAACAAG GCATTGTCAAGAGGGCTGTGGCTCTTGGGCGTTATCTTCAAAATCCATTGGCAATGGTTGCCACACTTTGTGGACCAGGAAGAGAAATCTTATCTTGGAAACTCAATCCTTTTGAGAACTTTCTCACCCCAGATGAGAAGTACATGATGGTTGAACAGGTCATGGTAGATGTCACAAACCAGGTAGGCCTTGATATTAATTTGGCTATAAGCCATGAATGGTTATTTGCAcctttgcaattcatttctggGCTTGGACCTAGAAAGGCAGCATCTTTGCAGAGATCGTTGGTAAGATCTGGTGCAATATTTACTCGAAAGGATTTGGTGAACCCGCATGGGCTTGGTAGAAAGGTATTTGTTAATGCATCCGGTTTCTTACGTGTTCGGCGGAGTGGGTTGGCTGCTAGCAGCAGCCAATATATTGATCTGTTGGATGATACGAGAATTCATCCAGAATACTATATAATTGCGCAAGACTTGGCCAAAGATGTTTATGATGTGGATGGTAACAatgatgatgaggatttggagaTGGCTATAGAACACGTCAGGGATCGACCTGGTTATCTAAAAAACCTTGATGTTGAAGCTTATGCTAAAAGCAAGAAGCTTGAGAATAAGATACAAACATTTTATGATATAAGGAGAGAATTAATTCAGGGTTTTCAGGATTGGCGTAAACAATATGAAGAACCAAGCCAGGATGAAGAGTTCTATATGATTTCAGGTGAAACTGAGGATACCCTTGCTGAAGGAAGAATTGTGCAGGCTACAGTTCGCAGGGTGCAAGGTCAAAGGGCAATTTGTGCTCTTGAATCTGGATTAACTGGCATGCTTATGAAAGAAGATTATTCAGATGATTCAAGAGATATAGAATTGTCTGACAGACTGAACGAGGGCGACATTCTCACTTGCAAGATCAAATCCATTCAAAAGAATAGGTATCAAGTTTTCCTAAGTTGTAGAGAGAGTGAGATGAGAAATAACCGATATCAGAACACTCAGAATCTTGATACCTATTACCATGAAGACCGAAGAAGTTTACAGAGTGAGCAAGATAAAGCTCATAAGGAGAAAGAGCTTGCGAAGAAGCATTTCAAGCCAAGGATGATTGTTCATCCTCGCTTCCAAAATATAACTGCAGATGAAGCATTGAAG TTCTTGTCTGATAAGGATCCTGGGGAAAGTGTTATTCGTCCTAGTTCCCGGGGGCCTTCGTATTTAACTTTGACTCTCAAGGTTTATGATGGAGTGTATGCTCACAAAGACATTGTTGAGGGTGGAAAGGATCATAAGGATATCACGAGCTTACTCCGCATTGGGAAGACCTTGAAAATTGGGGAGGACACCTTTGAGGATTTAGATGAG GTGATGGATCGTTATGTTGATCCCTTGGTAGCTCACTTGAAGGCAATTCTAAATTACCGCAAGTTCAGGAAGGGAACAAAACAAGAGGTTGATGAACTTTTGAAGATGGAGAAATTGGAGTATCCAATGAGGATTGTTTATTCTTTTGGGATTTCACATGAACATCCAGGCACTTTCATCTTGACGTATATACGCAGTACAAATCCACACCATGAGTATATTGGCCTATATCCGAAGGGATTCAAATTCAGAAAAAGGATGTTTGAGGACATTGATCGGCTTTTAGCATATTTTCAGCGCCATATTGATGACCCTCAGCATGAATCAGGACCATCTATTAGATCAGTCGCTGCTATGGTGCCGATACGAAGCCCTGCAGCTGGGGGTTCTTCAGGGGCATCTGTGGGCAGCGGCTGGGGTGGATCAACTAATGAGGGTGGTTGGAGAGGCCAGTCATTTGATAGGGACCGGTCATCTACACCGAGTTCACGGACAG GTCGAAATGATCATAGAAATGGCGGTAGTCGTGATGCGCATCCAAGCGGCCTCCCTAGACCTTATGGTGGGCGAGGTCATTGTCGAGGAGGATATAACAACAGAGGAAATAGCACTAGCAATGAGAGGCAGGATTCTGGTAATGATGCTCCTGCGTGGGGTTCAGATTCCAAGGATGCGGATGATGGTTTGGGCAATTTTCCAGGTGCAAAGGTCCAAAACTCGCCTGGAAGGGAAGCTTTCCCTGGTGGTTGGGGTGCTGGTGGAAGTGGCAGTGGAGGTGGTGGCAGTAGCTGGGGCAGTGGAGCTGGCTCCAGTGGAAATGATGCGTGGGGTCAAGGAATTGGCGGTGCAGGAGGATGGGGTGTGTCTGGTGCAAATGATGCAGCTGCAGCTGCTGATAATGGGACTTCAGGATGGGGTTCTAGCGCCAAGAAAAAAGGTTCTGGTGCTGGAGATTTGGGATGGGGTTCAGAAACCAAAAGAAGTACCCCGTCCCAATCTGGAAACAGATGGTCTGGGACTGACGGCGGTGGTGGTTGGTGA